ACGACACCAATCCAAAATCTAGTCATTTTCTGCCTCCAGTTTGATTAAGAGTTGGTTTAATATTTCTGTTTTATCTTCTAATTTTCCAAAGAATGCCTGATCAATGCCTTCTACCAAAGGAAGGGCTTGGTTGACCTTTTGCAGACCCGTATCCGTTAGAAGTATGATGTTGGCGCGGCTGTCCTTGGGATGGACTTCCCGCATTATCAAACCTTTCTTGACCAAGAGGCGGATGATTTGGGATACGGTC
This genomic window from Streptococcus cristatus AS 1.3089 contains:
- a CDS encoding MarR family winged helix-turn-helix transcriptional regulator yields the protein MEKSQFNSIYKDEYKKSTGLLFIRAYHKWHGLIKNKLRTIDLTHPQFVVLTTLAALLSQQEWVSQIDIARFSDMDVMTVSQIIRLLVKKGLIMREVHPKDSRANIILLTDTGLQKVNQALPLVEGIDQAFFGKLEDKTEILNQLLIKLEAEND